The following proteins come from a genomic window of Burkholderia stabilis:
- the hrpA gene encoding ATP-dependent RNA helicase HrpA, whose product MSNVPKSPAPTRAKTPSARHPDGAADARQQQGQPPRQQQDKQAGQPPRGPRGDERRGEARQQAATNATNATNATNAPEARAPRRERPPRAVVAPNPVPPITYPESLPVSGKRDEIARAIAGHQVVIVCGETGSGKTTQLPKICLDLGRGLGAGGTGLIGHTQPRRLAASSTGRRIAEELGTPFGEVVGYKVRFTDNLAPGASVKLMTDGILLAETQTDPLLKAYDTLIIDEAHERSLNIDFLLGYLKEILPRRPDLKLIVTSATIDADRFARHFGTDERPAPVIEVSGRLYPVEMRYRPVAEDRPAVKNAEGTASRDRVKTAREAERDLMDAIVDAVDELCREGPGDVLVFLPGEREIREAAEALRKHHPPHTEILPLFARLSAADQDKVFKASNARRIVLATNVAETSLTVPGIRYVVDTGLARVKRYSYRNKVEQLQVESISQAAANQRAGRCGRVADGVCIRLYEESDYQARARFTDPEILRSSLASVILRMKSLHLTAIESFPFLEPPPGRAIADGYQLLNELGAVDDDNALTPLGRELARLPLDPRVGRMILAARDQQSLREVLIIASALSVQDPRDRPIEAQEQADQAHRRFADERSEFLQWLKIWAWFEEAVAHKKSNRQLVDACRQNFLSHLRLREWRDVHSQLLTVVREHGWRLNEVEATHEQVHLALLTGLLGNLGMKADDDPHYLGARGIKFYLWPGSALAKKAGRWVMAAELVETSRLYARCLAKIEPEWVEKVGAHLLKKSLSEPHWEKRPAQVSAYERATLYGLTIYHRRRVAFGKQDPARARELFIRGALVEGEFDTKLAFFAHNRKLLADIEQLEHKSRRQDVLVDDELIYAFYDQAIPEGIHTGAAFERWYRDEVKKGGQPEDKLRLLYLSRDDLMRHEAAGVTTELFPKRATMAGVEMALTYHFEPGTPRDGVTLAVPLYALNQVDARRCEWLVPGMLKEKVQLLLKSLPQKLRRHCVPLPEYAAGFVERMGRERFGAGGLVEALIADVRGETQIAMKTADFKLETLPAHLFMNFKVIDEHGRQLAMGRNLAQLRQELGAQAQQQFQKIAAASTIATTGSEAEAPAAAAPATAGAAGRGAKAGKGTAPQTAAPAEAGATALYENLTTWNFGKLPELLEIRRRGQTLYGYPALVDRGTHCDVEVFDSPEEAARIHRAGLRRLFALQLKEPIKFLEKNLPGLREMAMQYMSLGTQDELRDQLIDTALDRACLQDPLPDDDASFHARRDEGRSRLNLLAQEIARLVGQILAEYAGLVKKLAQAKPFAQAHADLQQQLAALVGKRFVLDTPYVQLAHFPRYLKGIALRIDKLKADPARDAKQSGDLLPLAQQYQRAVSQRGGVADPRLTEFRWLLEELRISLFAQELRTPMPVSVKRLHKVWESMQR is encoded by the coding sequence ATGTCGAATGTACCTAAAAGTCCCGCGCCGACGCGGGCCAAAACGCCGTCGGCCCGGCACCCGGATGGTGCGGCCGATGCGCGTCAGCAGCAGGGCCAGCCGCCGCGCCAGCAACAGGACAAGCAGGCGGGCCAGCCGCCGCGCGGGCCGCGCGGCGACGAACGGCGCGGCGAGGCGCGCCAGCAAGCGGCGACGAACGCGACCAACGCGACCAACGCGACCAACGCGCCCGAGGCGCGCGCGCCGCGCCGCGAGCGGCCGCCGCGCGCCGTCGTGGCGCCCAACCCCGTCCCGCCGATCACGTATCCCGAAAGCCTGCCCGTGTCGGGCAAGCGCGACGAGATCGCGCGCGCGATCGCCGGTCATCAGGTCGTCATCGTCTGCGGCGAAACGGGGTCGGGCAAGACCACGCAGTTGCCGAAGATCTGTCTCGATCTCGGCCGCGGCCTCGGCGCCGGCGGCACGGGCCTGATCGGCCATACGCAGCCGCGGCGTCTCGCTGCGTCGTCGACCGGCCGCCGGATCGCCGAGGAACTCGGCACGCCGTTCGGCGAGGTGGTCGGCTACAAGGTGCGCTTCACCGACAATCTCGCGCCGGGCGCGTCCGTGAAGCTGATGACGGACGGCATCCTGCTCGCCGAGACGCAGACCGACCCGCTGCTGAAGGCGTACGACACGCTGATCATCGACGAGGCGCACGAGCGCAGCCTGAACATCGACTTCCTGCTCGGCTACCTGAAGGAAATCCTGCCGAGGCGGCCGGACCTGAAGCTGATCGTCACGTCCGCGACGATCGACGCCGATCGCTTCGCGCGCCATTTCGGCACCGACGAGCGCCCGGCGCCCGTGATCGAGGTGAGCGGGCGGCTGTATCCGGTCGAGATGCGCTACCGCCCGGTGGCCGAAGATCGCCCGGCAGTGAAAAATGCCGAGGGCACGGCGAGCCGCGATCGCGTGAAGACCGCCCGCGAGGCCGAGCGCGACCTGATGGACGCGATCGTCGACGCGGTCGACGAGCTGTGCCGCGAAGGCCCCGGCGACGTGCTCGTGTTCCTGCCCGGCGAGCGCGAAATCCGCGAAGCGGCCGAGGCGCTGCGCAAGCACCATCCGCCGCACACCGAGATCCTGCCGCTGTTCGCGCGGCTCTCGGCGGCCGACCAGGACAAGGTGTTCAAGGCGTCGAACGCGCGCCGGATCGTGCTCGCGACCAACGTGGCCGAAACGTCGCTGACGGTGCCGGGCATCCGCTACGTCGTCGATACCGGTCTCGCGCGCGTGAAGCGCTATTCGTACCGGAACAAGGTCGAGCAGCTGCAGGTCGAGTCGATTTCGCAGGCAGCCGCGAACCAGCGCGCGGGCCGGTGCGGCCGTGTGGCCGACGGCGTCTGCATCCGCTTGTACGAGGAAAGCGACTACCAGGCCCGCGCGCGCTTCACCGATCCGGAAATCCTGCGCTCGTCGCTCGCGTCGGTGATCCTGCGGATGAAGTCGCTGCACCTGACGGCGATCGAATCGTTCCCGTTCCTCGAGCCGCCGCCCGGCCGCGCGATCGCGGACGGCTATCAGTTGCTCAACGAACTCGGCGCGGTCGACGACGACAACGCGCTGACGCCGCTTGGTCGCGAACTCGCACGGCTGCCGCTCGACCCGCGCGTCGGGCGGATGATTCTCGCCGCGCGCGACCAGCAGTCGCTGCGCGAGGTGCTGATCATCGCGAGCGCGCTGTCCGTGCAGGACCCGCGCGACCGGCCGATCGAAGCGCAGGAGCAGGCCGACCAGGCGCACCGCCGGTTCGCCGACGAGCGCTCCGAATTCCTGCAGTGGCTGAAGATCTGGGCGTGGTTCGAAGAGGCGGTCGCGCACAAGAAGTCGAACCGCCAGCTCGTCGATGCGTGCCGGCAGAACTTCCTGTCGCACCTGCGGCTGCGCGAATGGCGCGACGTTCATTCGCAGTTGCTGACCGTCGTGCGCGAGCACGGCTGGCGGCTCAACGAAGTCGAGGCGACCCACGAACAGGTGCATCTGGCCCTCTTGACCGGCCTGCTCGGCAACCTCGGCATGAAGGCCGACGACGATCCGCACTACCTCGGCGCGCGCGGAATCAAGTTCTATCTGTGGCCGGGCTCCGCGCTGGCGAAGAAGGCCGGGCGCTGGGTGATGGCGGCCGAACTGGTCGAGACGAGCCGGCTGTACGCGCGCTGCCTCGCGAAGATCGAGCCGGAGTGGGTCGAGAAGGTCGGTGCGCACCTGCTGAAGAAGTCGTTGTCGGAGCCGCATTGGGAAAAGCGTCCGGCGCAGGTCAGCGCGTACGAGCGCGCGACGCTGTACGGGCTGACGATCTACCACCGCCGGCGCGTCGCGTTCGGCAAGCAGGACCCGGCGCGCGCGCGGGAGCTGTTCATCCGCGGCGCGCTCGTCGAAGGCGAGTTCGACACGAAGCTCGCGTTCTTCGCGCACAACCGCAAGCTGCTCGCCGACATCGAGCAGCTCGAGCACAAGTCGCGGCGGCAGGACGTGCTGGTCGACGACGAGCTGATCTACGCGTTCTACGACCAGGCGATTCCGGAAGGGATTCACACGGGCGCCGCGTTCGAGCGCTGGTATCGCGACGAGGTGAAGAAGGGCGGCCAGCCCGAGGACAAGCTGCGGCTGCTGTACCTGTCGCGCGACGACCTGATGCGCCACGAGGCGGCGGGCGTGACGACCGAGCTGTTCCCGAAGCGCGCGACGATGGCCGGCGTCGAGATGGCGCTCACGTACCACTTCGAGCCCGGCACGCCGCGCGACGGCGTGACGCTCGCGGTGCCGCTCTACGCGCTGAACCAGGTCGATGCGCGCCGCTGCGAGTGGCTCGTGCCGGGGATGCTGAAGGAAAAGGTGCAGCTGCTGCTGAAGTCGCTGCCGCAGAAGCTGCGCCGCCACTGCGTGCCGCTGCCCGAGTACGCGGCCGGTTTCGTCGAGCGGATGGGCCGCGAGCGCTTCGGCGCGGGCGGGCTCGTCGAGGCGCTGATCGCCGACGTGCGCGGCGAGACCCAGATCGCGATGAAAACGGCCGACTTCAAGCTCGAGACGCTGCCCGCGCACCTGTTCATGAACTTCAAGGTGATCGACGAGCACGGCCGCCAGCTCGCGATGGGGCGCAATCTCGCGCAGCTTCGCCAGGAGCTGGGCGCGCAGGCGCAGCAGCAGTTCCAGAAGATCGCGGCGGCGTCGACGATCGCGACCACCGGCTCGGAGGCCGAGGCGCCTGCCGCTGCGGCGCCCGCCACCGCCGGCGCTGCCGGCCGCGGCGCGAAGGCCGGCAAGGGCACGGCGCCGCAGACGGCCGCCCCGGCGGAAGCTGGCGCGACGGCGCTGTACGAGAACCTGACGACGTGGAATTTCGGCAAGCTCCCCGAGCTGCTGGAGATCCGCCGGCGCGGCCAGACGCTGTACGGCTACCCGGCGCTCGTCGATCGCGGCACGCATTGCGACGTCGAGGTGTTCGATTCGCCGGAGGAGGCCGCGCGCATCCACCGGGCCGGCTTGCGGCGGCTGTTCGCGCTGCAGCTGAAGGAACCGATCAAGTTCCTCGAGAAGAACCTGCCGGGCCTGCGCGAGATGGCGATGCAGTACATGTCGCTCGGCACGCAGGACGAGTTGCGCGACCAGCTGATCGACACGGCGCTCGACCGCGCGTGCCTGCAGGACCCGCTGCCCGACGACGACGCGAGCTTCCACGCGCGCCGCGACGAGGGCCGCAGCCGCCTGAACCTGCTCGCGCAGGAAATCGCGCGGCTCGTCGGGCAGATCCTGGCCGAATACGCGGGCCTCGTGAAGAAACTCGCGCAGGCGAAGCCGTTCGCGCAGGCGCACGCGGATCTGCAGCAGCAGCTCGCCGCGCTGGTCGGCAAGCGCTTCGTGCTCGACACGCCTTACGTGCAGCTTGCGCACTTCCCGCGCTACCTGAAGGGCATCGCGCTGCGGATCGACAAGCTGAAGGCCGATCCGGCGCGCGACGCGAAGCAGTCCGGCGACCTGCTGCCGCTCGCCCAGCAGTACCAGCGCGCGGTGTCGCAGCGCGGCGGCGTCGCCGACCCGCGGCTCACGGAATTCCGCTGGCTGCTCGAGGAATTGCGGATTTCGCTGTTCGCGCAGGAACTGCGCACGCCGATGCCTGTCTCTGTCAAGCGTCTGCACAAGGTCTGGGAGTCGATGCAGCGCTAG
- a CDS encoding CaiB/BaiF CoA transferase family protein produces MSTSRGALDGLKVVDLSRVLGGPYCTQALADHGATVVKIEPPAGDETRGWGPPFLGDTAWYFMGVNRNKEGLALDLSREEGRAILWRLLEEADVLVENFKPGTLARWGMDYARDLQPRFPRLIHCAVTGFGEDGPLGGLPGYDAVIQAMAGLMSVNGERDGDATRIGLPIVDMVTGLNALAGILLALAEREKSGRGQSIDIALYDCGVSLLHPHLPNFFGSGRVPGRSGNAHPNIAPYDSYRTASVPIFLAVGNDRQFARLVAHLGAPALASDPRFVDNRSRCAHRPELKAELETRLAAHACEPLARDLMAAGVPCGPVRTVADVAHDPHALHRDLFVEIGAYRGTASPVKLSRTPATYRSPPPALGRDTRAVLDRLGVDRALQQQLLDAGVLKTAPGEVSG; encoded by the coding sequence ATGAGCACGTCGCGTGGCGCACTGGACGGCCTGAAGGTCGTCGACCTGAGCCGTGTGCTCGGCGGCCCGTACTGCACGCAGGCGCTCGCCGACCACGGTGCAACGGTGGTCAAGATCGAGCCGCCGGCCGGCGACGAAACACGTGGCTGGGGGCCGCCGTTCCTCGGCGACACGGCCTGGTACTTCATGGGCGTGAACCGCAACAAGGAAGGGCTCGCGCTCGACCTGTCGCGCGAAGAAGGGCGCGCGATCCTGTGGCGCCTGCTCGAAGAGGCCGACGTGCTCGTCGAGAATTTCAAGCCCGGCACGCTCGCGCGCTGGGGGATGGACTACGCGCGCGACCTGCAGCCGCGCTTTCCGCGTCTGATCCACTGCGCGGTGACGGGTTTCGGTGAAGACGGTCCGCTCGGCGGCCTGCCCGGTTACGACGCGGTGATCCAGGCGATGGCCGGGCTGATGAGCGTCAACGGCGAGCGCGACGGCGACGCGACGCGCATCGGCTTGCCGATCGTCGACATGGTCACGGGGCTGAACGCGCTCGCCGGCATCCTGCTGGCGCTCGCGGAACGCGAGAAGAGCGGGCGAGGGCAGTCGATCGACATCGCGCTGTACGACTGCGGCGTGTCGCTGCTGCATCCGCACCTGCCGAACTTCTTCGGCTCGGGGCGCGTGCCCGGGCGCAGCGGCAACGCGCATCCGAACATCGCGCCGTACGACAGTTACCGCACGGCGAGCGTGCCGATCTTCCTCGCGGTCGGCAACGACCGGCAATTCGCGCGGCTCGTCGCGCATCTCGGCGCGCCGGCGCTCGCGAGCGATCCGCGCTTCGTCGACAACCGCAGCCGCTGTGCGCACCGGCCCGAGTTGAAGGCCGAACTGGAAACGCGGCTTGCCGCGCATGCGTGCGAGCCGCTCGCGCGCGACCTGATGGCGGCCGGCGTGCCATGCGGGCCGGTGCGAACGGTGGCCGACGTCGCGCACGATCCGCATGCGCTGCACCGCGACCTGTTCGTCGAGATCGGCGCGTATCGCGGCACCGCATCGCCGGTGAAGCTGTCGCGCACGCCGGCCACCTACCGTTCGCCGCCGCCCGCACTCGGCCGCGACACGCGCGCGGTGCTCGATCGCCTCGGCGTCGATCGCGCGCTTCAGCAGCAACTGCTCGATGCCGGTGTGCTGAAAACGGCGCCCGGCGAGGTGTCCGGTTAG
- a CDS encoding LysR family transcriptional regulator, which produces MELRQLRYFVAVAEELHFGRAAKRLFISQPALSFDIRKFEDALGVQLFSRTNKTVALTNAGEVLLGEARRLLLQAAEAERLTVRSASGLAGRLRIGFVHSMLYRGLPDAVRRFEADYPGVEVVLSEMNTHAQVQAIQRGQIDLGYAHWGHFPPDVESTPVYAEPFVCCLPATHPLARRKQVALASLAAEPFILFPRDAAPHYHDLIIAQCVNAGFSPLIRHEARLWQTILSMIEFGMGIALVPRVLQQVKSERLAFRPLKDASLESRTLALKRSGTTEPVALRFADYVRESIDALPALAG; this is translated from the coding sequence ATGGAACTGAGGCAATTGCGCTACTTCGTGGCGGTCGCCGAGGAGCTGCATTTCGGGCGCGCGGCGAAGCGCCTGTTCATCTCGCAGCCCGCGCTGAGTTTCGACATCCGCAAGTTCGAGGACGCGCTCGGCGTGCAACTCTTCTCGCGCACCAACAAGACCGTCGCGCTGACCAACGCGGGCGAGGTATTGCTCGGCGAAGCGCGCCGGCTGCTGCTGCAGGCGGCCGAAGCCGAACGCCTGACCGTGCGTTCCGCATCGGGTCTCGCGGGCCGGCTGCGGATCGGCTTCGTCCATTCGATGCTGTATCGCGGGCTGCCCGACGCCGTGCGGCGCTTCGAGGCCGACTATCCGGGCGTCGAGGTCGTGCTGAGCGAGATGAACACGCATGCGCAGGTGCAAGCGATCCAGCGCGGCCAGATCGATCTCGGTTATGCGCACTGGGGCCACTTCCCGCCCGACGTCGAATCGACGCCCGTCTATGCGGAGCCGTTCGTTTGCTGCCTGCCGGCTACGCATCCGCTTGCGCGGCGCAAGCAGGTCGCGCTCGCCTCGCTCGCAGCGGAACCGTTCATCCTGTTTCCGCGCGACGCGGCGCCGCACTATCACGACCTGATCATCGCGCAGTGCGTGAACGCGGGCTTCAGCCCGCTGATCCGCCACGAGGCGCGACTGTGGCAGACGATCCTGTCGATGATCGAATTCGGGATGGGCATCGCGCTGGTACCGCGCGTGCTGCAGCAGGTGAAAAGCGAGCGGCTCGCGTTCCGGCCGCTGAAGGATGCGTCGCTCGAATCGCGCACGCTCGCACTGAAGCGCAGCGGCACCACCGAGCCGGTTGCGCTGCGCTTCGCCGACTACGTGCGCGAATCGATCGACGCGCTGCCCGCACTCGCGGGCTGA
- a CDS encoding acyl-CoA dehydrogenase family protein: MNDTACTPDTGASNIPDSRGINFFTADPDLGALLKLHLGDARYAELEPRLHALGARVSGELDEWASRADKHPPVLEHRNRRGEAVQRIDKDPAYVALERVAYSELGLASLSHGPDAGPPLVKYALTFLFVQAEFGLCCPVSMTDSLTRTLRRFGDPALVARYLPMLASRDFGTLYQGAMFMTEQAAGSDVGRIATRAARETDAHGETIWRLTGDKWFCSNADADLAMVLARPDGAPEGIKGLALFLLPKTLPDGTRNRYRIVRLKDKLGSRSMASGEIALEGAQAYLIGEIGRGFHQMADMINMSRLSNGVRAAGLMRRALNEALHVAAHREAFGHKLIEMPLMQRQLMKMLLPAEAARAMFMQIALLLPQADAGDEQAARCVRILTPLIKFRACRDARRVTGDAMEVRGGTGYIEEWSDARVVRDAHLGSIWEGTSNIVALDVARAAQREHALDALRAFLGDRLGAAPLPDASRAALRRILARACDGLARVAAEGDDSRVRQAASALYYASAAVLMACEGVRLAPDFRRLALAHLIVRHKLLPVDPLAPASLDDESAAFDALLRGSPIALDMALDLLPEVER; the protein is encoded by the coding sequence ATGAACGACACCGCTTGTACGCCGGATACCGGCGCATCCAACATCCCCGACAGCCGCGGCATCAATTTCTTTACCGCCGATCCCGACCTCGGCGCATTGCTGAAGCTTCACCTCGGCGATGCGCGCTACGCCGAACTCGAGCCGCGGCTGCATGCGCTCGGCGCGCGCGTGTCGGGTGAACTCGACGAATGGGCGTCGCGCGCGGACAAGCATCCGCCCGTGCTCGAGCACCGCAACCGGCGCGGCGAGGCCGTGCAGCGGATCGACAAGGATCCTGCGTACGTCGCGCTCGAACGCGTCGCGTATTCGGAGCTCGGGCTTGCGTCGCTGAGCCATGGGCCCGATGCGGGGCCGCCGCTCGTCAAGTACGCGCTGACGTTCCTGTTCGTGCAGGCGGAATTCGGGCTGTGCTGCCCGGTCAGCATGACCGATTCGCTGACGCGCACGCTGCGTCGTTTCGGCGATCCGGCGCTTGTCGCACGGTACCTGCCGATGCTCGCGTCGCGCGACTTCGGCACGCTGTACCAGGGCGCGATGTTCATGACCGAGCAGGCGGCCGGCTCCGACGTCGGCCGCATCGCGACGCGCGCCGCGCGCGAGACGGACGCGCACGGCGAGACCATCTGGCGCCTGACCGGCGACAAGTGGTTCTGCTCGAACGCGGACGCCGATCTCGCGATGGTGCTCGCGCGGCCCGACGGCGCGCCGGAAGGCATCAAGGGCCTCGCGCTGTTCCTGCTGCCGAAGACGCTGCCGGACGGCACGCGCAACCGCTACCGGATCGTGCGATTGAAGGACAAGCTCGGCAGCCGCTCGATGGCGAGCGGCGAGATCGCGCTCGAAGGCGCGCAGGCTTACCTGATCGGCGAGATCGGCCGCGGCTTTCACCAGATGGCCGACATGATCAACATGTCGCGGTTGTCGAACGGCGTGCGCGCGGCCGGGCTGATGCGGCGCGCGCTGAACGAGGCGCTGCACGTCGCCGCGCATCGCGAGGCGTTCGGCCACAAGCTGATCGAGATGCCGCTGATGCAGCGCCAGCTGATGAAGATGCTGCTGCCGGCAGAGGCCGCGCGCGCGATGTTCATGCAGATCGCGCTGTTGTTGCCGCAGGCCGACGCGGGCGACGAACAGGCCGCGCGTTGCGTGCGGATCCTGACGCCGCTGATCAAGTTCCGTGCGTGCCGCGATGCGCGCCGCGTGACGGGCGACGCGATGGAAGTGCGCGGCGGCACCGGCTACATCGAGGAATGGAGCGATGCGCGCGTCGTGCGCGATGCGCATCTCGGTTCGATCTGGGAGGGCACGAGCAACATCGTCGCGCTCGATGTCGCGCGCGCCGCGCAGCGCGAGCACGCGCTCGACGCGCTGCGCGCGTTTCTCGGCGACCGGCTCGGCGCGGCGCCGCTGCCCGACGCGAGCCGCGCGGCGCTGCGGCGCATTCTCGCGCGCGCCTGCGACGGGCTCGCGCGGGTCGCGGCCGAAGGCGACGATTCGCGCGTGCGGCAGGCCGCATCCGCGCTGTATTACGCGAGCGCGGCGGTGCTGATGGCGTGCGAAGGCGTGCGGCTCGCGCCGGATTTCCGGCGTCTCGCGCTCGCGCACCTGATCGTGCGCCACAAGCTGCTGCCGGTCGATCCGCTCGCGCCGGCGTCGCTCGACGACGAATCGGCCGCGTTCGACGCGCTGCTGCGCGGCTCGCCGATCGCGCTGGACATGGCGCTCGATCTGCTGCCGGAGGTCGAACGATGA
- a CDS encoding beta-propeller fold lactonase family protein, translating into MRTFLSLGRTLALAAAVLAPAAHANNVIVLNSAEATLSLIDQQTREVVGTMPTGKEPHHLMATPDNSSLIVANSVSNSLMFLDPKTGKLQRTVEGIDDPYQLGFSPDRKWFAAAGLRLDRVDIYGYDGQNLHLAKRVPLAVMPSHLAFTKDSKTVLVSLQVSGEIAAIDLPTQTVKWKMKVGKVPAGLWLTPDDKFLLVGMTGADYVAVVDWRNQKVVKQIYTGKGAHNFRSLADGTHVAVTNRVANTISIIDENTLTNVGDITGLLPGPDDMELSADKKTLWVTFRFAKKVGIIDLASRKLVQTIAVGRSPHGIYFYDRAPWKAANGA; encoded by the coding sequence ATGCGCACTTTCCTTTCCCTCGGCCGCACGCTCGCGCTGGCCGCCGCCGTGCTGGCGCCCGCCGCACACGCGAATAACGTGATCGTCCTCAATTCGGCCGAAGCGACGCTTTCCCTGATCGACCAGCAGACCCGCGAAGTCGTCGGCACGATGCCGACCGGCAAGGAACCGCATCACCTGATGGCGACGCCCGACAATTCGTCGCTGATTGTTGCTAATTCGGTCTCGAACAGCCTGATGTTCCTCGATCCGAAGACGGGCAAGCTGCAGCGCACCGTCGAAGGGATCGACGATCCTTACCAGCTCGGCTTCTCGCCCGACCGCAAGTGGTTCGCGGCGGCGGGGCTCCGCCTCGACCGCGTCGACATCTACGGCTACGACGGCCAGAACCTGCACCTCGCGAAGCGCGTGCCGCTCGCCGTGATGCCGAGCCACCTCGCATTCACGAAGGACAGCAAGACGGTGCTGGTGTCGCTGCAGGTGTCCGGCGAGATCGCGGCGATCGATTTGCCGACGCAGACGGTCAAATGGAAGATGAAGGTCGGCAAGGTGCCGGCCGGCCTGTGGCTCACGCCGGACGACAAGTTCCTGCTGGTCGGGATGACGGGCGCGGATTACGTCGCGGTCGTCGACTGGCGCAACCAGAAGGTCGTCAAGCAGATCTACACGGGAAAGGGCGCGCACAACTTCCGCTCGCTCGCCGACGGCACGCACGTCGCGGTGACGAACCGGGTCGCGAACACGATCAGCATCATCGACGAGAACACGCTCACCAACGTCGGCGACATCACCGGCCTGCTGCCGGGGCCGGACGACATGGAGCTGTCCGCCGACAAGAAGACGCTGTGGGTGACGTTCCGCTTCGCGAAGAAGGTCGGGATCATCGACCTGGCGTCGCGCAAGCTGGTGCAGACGATCGCCGTCGGCCGCTCGCCGCACGGCATCTACTTCTACGACCGCGCGCCGTGGAAGGCGGCGAACGGCGCGTGA
- the argA gene encoding amino-acid N-acetyltransferase, which translates to MNSQTDLPPAQTAAATPPAADDSAASHAQFVDWMRSVAPYIHKFRNSTFVVGFGGEVVQQGLLNALVSDIALLQAMGIQIVLVHGSRPQVEEQLSLHGVESEFSHGLRITDARALESAKEAAGEVRLDIEAAISQGLPNSPMAHAHISVVSGNFVTARPVGILDGVDFAHTGIVRKIDAESIRHSLASRKLVLLSPLGFSPTGEAFNLSMEDVASAAAIALRADKIVFLTDGPGIVDDEGELIREMSLDAAAELLDSGNVQGDDAFFLKHSIRACRGGVTRAHLIPQSLDGSMLLELFLHDGVGTMISYENLESLREATPDDVGGILSLIEPLESDGTLVRRGRHQIERDIDHFSVIEHDGVLFGCAALYPYQQEKIGEMACLTVAPEAQGSGDGERLLKRIEQRARARGLTHIFVLTTRTEHWFLKRGFVKVSVDDLPEDRRKLYNWQRKSLVLMKQL; encoded by the coding sequence ATGAATTCCCAAACCGACCTCCCTCCCGCCCAGACCGCCGCCGCGACGCCGCCGGCCGCCGACGATTCGGCCGCCAGCCACGCGCAGTTCGTCGACTGGATGCGCTCCGTCGCGCCCTATATCCACAAGTTCCGCAACAGCACGTTCGTCGTGGGGTTCGGGGGCGAGGTGGTGCAACAGGGTTTGCTGAACGCGCTCGTGTCCGACATCGCGCTGCTGCAGGCGATGGGCATCCAGATCGTGCTCGTGCACGGCTCGCGCCCGCAGGTCGAGGAGCAGCTGAGCCTGCACGGTGTCGAATCCGAGTTTTCGCACGGCCTGCGCATCACCGATGCGCGCGCGCTCGAATCCGCGAAGGAAGCGGCCGGCGAAGTGCGTCTCGACATCGAGGCCGCGATCAGCCAGGGCTTGCCGAACTCGCCGATGGCGCACGCGCACATCAGCGTCGTGTCGGGCAACTTCGTGACCGCGCGGCCGGTGGGGATTCTCGACGGGGTCGATTTCGCGCATACGGGCATCGTGCGCAAGATCGACGCCGAATCGATCCGTCATTCTCTCGCGAGCCGCAAGCTCGTGCTGCTGTCGCCGCTCGGTTTCTCGCCGACCGGCGAAGCGTTCAACCTGTCGATGGAAGACGTCGCCTCAGCCGCCGCGATCGCGCTGCGCGCCGACAAGATCGTGTTCCTGACCGACGGCCCCGGCATCGTCGACGACGAAGGCGAGCTGATCCGCGAAATGTCGCTCGACGCGGCGGCCGAGCTGCTCGATTCCGGCAACGTCCAGGGCGACGACGCGTTCTTCCTGAAGCACTCGATCCGCGCATGCCGCGGCGGCGTGACGCGTGCCCACCTGATCCCGCAGTCGCTCGACGGCAGCATGCTGCTCGAACTGTTCCTGCACGACGGCGTCGGCACGATGATCTCGTACGAGAACCTCGAAAGCCTGCGCGAGGCGACGCCGGACGACGTCGGCGGCATCCTGTCGCTGATCGAGCCGCTCGAATCGGACGGCACGCTGGTGCGGCGCGGCCGCCACCAGATCGAACGCGACATCGACCACTTCTCGGTGATCGAGCACGATGGCGTGCTGTTCGGCTGCGCGGCGCTGTATCCGTACCAGCAGGAGAAGATCGGCGAGATGGCGTGCCTGACGGTCGCGCCGGAAGCGCAGGGCTCGGGCGACGGCGAACGCCTGCTCAAGCGTATCGAGCAGCGCGCGCGAGCGCGCGGCCTCACGCACATCTTCGTGCTCACGACGCGCACCGAGCACTGGTTCCTCAAGCGCGGCTTCGTCAAGGTCAGCGTCGACGACCTGCCGGAAGACCGTCGCAAACTCTATAACTGGCAGCGCAAGTCGCTCGTGCTGATGAAGCAGCTCTGA
- a CDS encoding oxidative damage protection protein: protein MARMIQCAKLGKEAEGLDFPPLPGELGKRIYESVSKEAWQGWLKQQTMLINENRLNMADPRARQYLMKQTEKYFFGDGADQASGYVPPTEG from the coding sequence ATGGCCCGTATGATTCAATGCGCGAAGCTCGGCAAGGAAGCCGAAGGTCTTGATTTCCCGCCGCTGCCGGGCGAACTCGGCAAGCGCATCTATGAAAGCGTCTCGAAGGAAGCATGGCAAGGCTGGCTCAAGCAGCAGACGATGCTGATCAACGAGAACCGCCTGAACATGGCCGACCCGCGCGCGCGCCAGTACCTGATGAAGCAGACCGAGAAATACTTCTTCGGCGACGGCGCGGACCAGGCGTCCGGCTACGTGCCGCCGACGGAAGGCTGA